A genomic window from Halomonas sp. LR3S48 includes:
- the rph gene encoding ribonuclease PH: MASELKRPSGRRPDQSREIRLTRDYTRHAEGSVLVEFGDTKVLCNASVEAGVPRWLRGKGQGWVTAEYGMLPRATHTRGGREAARGKQGGRTLEIQRLIGRSLRASINLKKLGEFTITVDCDVIQADGGTRTASITGGCVALVDAIRYLQRKKMIKGDPFVQLVSSVSVGLYKGMAVVDLDYPEDSGADTDMNVVMAESGGLIEVQGTAEAGVFSREQLNAMLELAENAGAQLFEHQREALGIRR, from the coding sequence ATGGCTTCCGAACTCAAGCGCCCCAGCGGGCGTCGCCCCGACCAGTCCCGCGAGATTCGCCTGACCCGCGATTACACCCGTCATGCCGAAGGCTCGGTGCTGGTGGAGTTCGGCGATACCAAGGTGCTGTGCAACGCCAGCGTCGAGGCCGGCGTGCCGCGCTGGCTGCGTGGCAAGGGCCAGGGCTGGGTCACCGCCGAGTACGGCATGCTGCCGCGCGCCACCCACACCCGCGGCGGCCGCGAGGCGGCCCGCGGCAAGCAGGGCGGGCGCACGCTTGAGATCCAGCGTCTTATCGGCCGTTCGCTGCGCGCTTCGATCAACCTCAAGAAGCTGGGCGAATTCACCATTACCGTGGATTGCGACGTGATTCAGGCCGACGGCGGCACCCGCACCGCCTCTATCACCGGCGGCTGCGTGGCTCTGGTGGATGCCATCCGTTACCTGCAGCGCAAGAAGATGATCAAGGGCGACCCCTTCGTGCAGCTGGTCAGCTCGGTCTCGGTGGGGCTCTACAAGGGCATGGCGGTGGTCGACCTCGACTACCCCGAGGACAGCGGCGCCGACACCGACATGAACGTGGTCATGGCCGAATCGGGCGGACTGATCGAGGTGCAGGGCACCGCCGAGGCGGGTGTGTTCTCGCGGGAACAGCTCAACGCCATGCTGGAACTGGCCGAAAATGCCGGCGCCCAGCTCTTCGAGCACCAGCGCGAGGCGCTGGGCATTCGTCGCTGA
- a CDS encoding FadR/GntR family transcriptional regulator, whose translation MTIDISDLNVQKVSKQGSLPTHVADKLEALILEGKIKVGDKLPTEARLCDSFGVSRTVIREAVTHLKSLGLVETRRGVGTTVLRATAIEARPAERISPTTIEDILHVLELRLSLEPAAAELAALRYDEEDRRNLEAKHAAFIKAHAEKSQARVEDYEFHYAIFKAAKNPFFLQLYAQLSQSMIPRAKLMAVDINRAAAERYIGRVKEEHGYILEAILSRDEEAARETMYQHLNRSWNLYRNYLES comes from the coding sequence ATGACAATCGACATTTCAGATCTGAACGTACAGAAGGTCTCGAAGCAGGGAAGCCTCCCGACGCATGTCGCCGATAAGCTGGAAGCATTGATTCTGGAAGGAAAGATAAAGGTCGGCGACAAGCTGCCGACCGAAGCGCGCCTGTGCGACTCGTTCGGTGTCAGCCGTACGGTAATTCGCGAAGCCGTGACGCACCTGAAGTCGCTGGGTCTGGTGGAGACGCGAAGGGGAGTGGGCACGACGGTACTGCGGGCCACCGCCATCGAAGCTCGCCCGGCCGAGAGGATCAGTCCCACCACGATCGAGGACATTCTGCATGTGCTCGAACTCCGGTTGTCGCTGGAGCCGGCGGCAGCGGAGCTGGCCGCCTTGCGCTACGACGAAGAGGACCGCCGCAACCTGGAAGCCAAGCATGCCGCTTTCATCAAGGCGCATGCCGAGAAATCCCAGGCGCGCGTGGAGGATTACGAATTTCACTACGCCATCTTCAAGGCCGCGAAGAACCCCTTTTTCCTGCAACTCTACGCCCAGCTCAGCCAGAGCATGATCCCTCGCGCCAAGCTGATGGCCGTCGACATCAACCGGGCCGCTGCGGAGCGCTACATCGGACGGGTCAAGGAGGAGCACGGCTACATTCTCGAGGCCATCCTGTCTCGCGATGAGGAAGCGGCCAGGGAGACCATGTATCAGCATCTCAACCGCTCGTGGAATCTCTACCGGAATTATCTGGAGAGCTAG
- a CDS encoding exodeoxyribonuclease III — MKIATINVNGIREAVGRGFLDWLAEQDADVVCVQNLKAKSFELDDSILYPEGYEGYFLDAEEDGFSGVGIYCRKIPKAIMYGLGFPQCDHEARFLQADYDRFSIASFLMPDGSDYAAKQAFMGQYQEYLNKMARKRREYIICGTWHIAHKTVDLENWADNQTTPGFKPEERAWMDQVFGPTGFIDTFREINRDAGEYTWWPKLDQEVPRSRQEGWRIDYQIVGPNLRRHVVDAWIDYDATFSEFAPLFVEYDLTL, encoded by the coding sequence ATGAAAATTGCCACCATCAATGTCAACGGAATCCGCGAGGCCGTCGGACGAGGTTTCCTCGACTGGCTGGCCGAGCAGGACGCCGATGTCGTCTGTGTCCAGAACCTCAAGGCCAAGAGCTTCGAGCTGGATGACAGCATTCTGTACCCGGAAGGCTACGAAGGCTACTTCCTCGATGCCGAGGAGGACGGCTTCTCCGGCGTGGGTATTTACTGCCGCAAGATCCCCAAGGCGATCATGTACGGTCTCGGCTTTCCGCAGTGCGATCACGAGGCGCGCTTCCTGCAGGCCGACTACGACCGCTTCAGCATCGCCAGCTTCCTGATGCCCGACGGCAGCGACTACGCCGCCAAGCAGGCCTTCATGGGCCAGTACCAGGAATACCTGAACAAGATGGCGCGCAAGCGGCGCGAGTACATCATCTGCGGCACCTGGCACATCGCCCACAAGACCGTCGATCTGGAGAACTGGGCCGACAACCAGACCACGCCGGGCTTCAAGCCCGAAGAGCGTGCCTGGATGGACCAGGTGTTCGGCCCCACCGGCTTCATCGACACCTTCCGCGAGATCAACCGCGACGCCGGCGAGTACACCTGGTGGCCCAAGCTCGACCAGGAAGTGCCGCGCTCACGCCAGGAAGGCTGGCGTATCGATTACCAGATCGTCGGGCCCAACCTGCGCCGCCACGTGGTCGACGCCTGGATCGACTACGACGCCACCTTCAGCGAGTTCGCCCCGCTGTTCGTCGAGTACGACCTGACGCTGTAA
- the pyrE gene encoding orotate phosphoribosyltransferase, which translates to MHAYQREFIEFAIEQGVLKFGEFTLKSGRVSPYFFNAGLFRSGGALARLGRFYANAIEASGVACDVLFGPAYKGIPLAATTAVALAEHHGRDLPFAFNRKEAKDHGEGGNIVGAELAGRILIIDDVITAGTAIREVMALIDAAGAEAAGVVIALDRQERGQEGGEIKSQSAIQEVESRYGMPVISIVTLDMVLAYLEQQANQELRGHAAAIRDYRARYGVAAD; encoded by the coding sequence ATGCATGCCTATCAGCGTGAGTTCATCGAGTTCGCCATCGAGCAAGGCGTGCTGAAGTTCGGCGAGTTCACCCTCAAGTCGGGTCGTGTCAGCCCCTACTTCTTCAATGCCGGCCTGTTTCGCAGCGGCGGCGCCCTGGCGCGGCTGGGGCGCTTCTACGCCAATGCCATCGAAGCCAGCGGTGTGGCGTGCGACGTGCTGTTCGGCCCTGCCTACAAGGGCATCCCGCTGGCGGCAACGACAGCGGTGGCGCTGGCCGAACATCACGGCCGCGACCTGCCGTTTGCCTTCAATCGCAAGGAGGCGAAGGACCACGGCGAGGGCGGCAACATCGTCGGTGCCGAGCTGGCCGGGCGCATCCTGATCATCGATGACGTGATCACCGCGGGTACCGCCATTCGCGAGGTGATGGCGCTGATCGACGCCGCCGGCGCCGAGGCGGCAGGTGTGGTGATCGCACTGGATCGCCAGGAGCGCGGCCAGGAAGGGGGTGAGATCAAAAGCCAGAGCGCCATTCAGGAGGTCGAATCGCGCTACGGCATGCCCGTCATCAGCATCGTCACGCTGGACATGGTGCTGGCCTACCTCGAGCAGCAAGCCAACCAAGAGCTTCGAGGACATGCGGCCGCCATTCGCGACTATCGCGCGCGCTATGGCGTCGCAGCCGATTGA
- a CDS encoding cation:proton antiporter — MTTATWFILIGSLLLVVGLTFSYLKSVPATSAIVYLLIGFVVGPMGFNLFHFNPLEESALLELLTEIAVLISLYCAGVKMPAPVTLKRWRTPLQLAVVSMVLTVGLVTLFGYYWLALPLGAAVLLGAVVAPTDPVLATEVQVRHADDTDQLRFSLTCEAGMNDGSAFPFVMLGLGLLGLHDLGDAGWRWLVVDVLWASGAGIGIGILAGVGVGWLVNAMRTRFADTAFLESFLGLGLIAFAYGISLLVDAWGFLAVFSAAVALRHTELKLAGLQQGYSAPVETHLEGGPRAIAHVHVSESSLVFNEHLERLAEIVLVLLLGGSLFWDSWSWRAVGFAAFVFFVARPVSVHLGVLGSRAPKRMRNLMGWFGVRGIGSLYYLMYAIQHGLPEEIALELIHLILVVIALSILVHGVSVKPTIARYWRSRNPRE; from the coding sequence ATGACAACCGCCACCTGGTTTATCTTAATAGGTTCGCTGCTGCTGGTAGTGGGCTTGACTTTCTCCTATCTCAAGAGCGTTCCCGCCACCTCTGCCATTGTATATCTTCTGATCGGATTCGTTGTGGGGCCCATGGGCTTCAACTTGTTTCATTTCAATCCGTTGGAAGAGTCGGCTCTGTTGGAGCTTCTGACCGAAATCGCCGTACTCATTTCCTTGTACTGCGCTGGCGTGAAAATGCCGGCGCCGGTGACCCTGAAGCGATGGCGAACTCCCCTGCAACTGGCGGTGGTCTCGATGGTGCTGACCGTCGGGCTTGTGACGCTGTTCGGCTACTACTGGCTCGCTCTCCCCCTCGGGGCAGCCGTGTTGCTGGGTGCCGTGGTGGCCCCGACCGACCCTGTACTGGCCACCGAGGTGCAGGTGCGTCACGCCGACGATACTGACCAACTCCGCTTTTCCTTGACCTGCGAGGCAGGAATGAACGACGGCAGCGCCTTCCCGTTCGTGATGCTCGGCCTGGGCTTGCTGGGCCTGCACGACCTTGGCGACGCCGGCTGGCGGTGGCTGGTAGTGGATGTGCTGTGGGCAAGCGGTGCCGGTATCGGCATCGGTATCTTGGCGGGCGTTGGCGTCGGTTGGCTGGTAAACGCGATGCGCACCCGATTTGCGGACACGGCCTTTCTGGAAAGTTTTCTTGGCCTGGGATTGATCGCGTTCGCCTACGGAATCAGCTTGCTGGTGGATGCCTGGGGCTTCCTGGCCGTCTTTAGTGCAGCCGTGGCTCTGCGCCATACCGAATTGAAATTGGCCGGCCTCCAGCAAGGCTATTCGGCTCCGGTCGAGACACACCTGGAGGGTGGGCCACGAGCGATAGCACACGTGCACGTTAGCGAAAGCTCTCTGGTATTCAACGAGCACCTCGAACGGCTGGCAGAAATCGTGCTGGTCTTACTGCTCGGCGGCTCACTCTTCTGGGATTCGTGGAGTTGGCGAGCCGTGGGCTTTGCGGCATTTGTGTTTTTTGTCGCCCGCCCCGTCAGTGTGCATCTCGGCGTACTGGGAAGCAGGGCGCCTAAGCGAATGCGCAACCTCATGGGCTGGTTTGGTGTTCGTGGTATTGGCTCGCTGTACTACCTTATGTACGCCATCCAGCATGGGCTGCCAGAGGAAATCGCGCTGGAGTTGATACACCTGATCCTCGTGGTGATTGCCCTGTCGATTCTGGTTCACGGGGTCAGCGTAAAGCCTACCATTGCGCGTTATTGGCGTTCGCGGAATCCTAGGGAATAG
- a CDS encoding YicC/YloC family endoribonuclease: MVDHSKVHSMTAFARQSREGDWGSLQLELRSVNQRYLEPFFRLPEALRDLEPAFREALRTRLARGKVECHLRFEPTDISETLAVNHSRLVALAEALGEIREMLPQVAMPDALSLLDHPGVLEAQGVDLDEVKAEATALFEAALDELIEARAREGDKLAALIRERLAGVREQVVEVRRLMPQILERQRALLLERLEAVKTELDPQRLEAELVLLAQKADVDEELDRLETHVGEVARQLDQRGPKGRRLDFLMQELNREANTLSSKSAVASTTRCAVELKVLIEQMREQIQNIE; this comes from the coding sequence ATGGTTGATCACAGCAAGGTTCACAGCATGACCGCCTTTGCCCGCCAGAGCCGTGAAGGCGATTGGGGTAGTCTGCAATTGGAGCTGCGCTCGGTGAACCAGCGCTACCTGGAACCCTTCTTCCGGCTACCCGAGGCCCTGCGCGACCTCGAACCGGCCTTTCGCGAGGCGCTGCGTACGCGCCTCGCGCGGGGCAAGGTCGAGTGCCACCTGCGCTTCGAACCTACCGACATCAGCGAAACCCTGGCCGTCAACCACAGCCGGCTGGTCGCCCTGGCCGAGGCGCTGGGCGAGATCCGCGAAATGCTACCCCAGGTCGCCATGCCCGACGCGCTCTCGCTGCTGGACCATCCCGGCGTGCTCGAGGCCCAGGGCGTCGACCTGGACGAAGTGAAGGCGGAGGCCACGGCGCTGTTCGAGGCCGCCCTCGACGAGCTGATCGAGGCCCGCGCCCGCGAGGGCGACAAGCTCGCGGCGCTGATCCGCGAGCGACTGGCCGGCGTGCGCGAACAGGTCGTCGAGGTGCGCCGCCTGATGCCCCAGATCCTCGAGCGCCAGCGCGCCCTGCTGCTGGAGCGGCTCGAGGCGGTCAAGACCGAGCTCGACCCCCAGCGGCTGGAGGCCGAGCTGGTGCTGCTGGCACAGAAAGCCGACGTCGACGAGGAACTCGACCGCCTCGAGACCCATGTCGGCGAGGTGGCACGCCAGCTCGACCAGAGGGGCCCCAAGGGGCGCCGCCTCGACTTCCTGATGCAGGAACTCAACCGCGAGGCCAACACCCTCTCCTCCAAGTCGGCGGTGGCCAGCACCACGCGCTGCGCAGTGGAACTCAAGGTGCTGATCGAGCAGATGAGGGAACAGATCCAGAATATCGAGTGA
- the trmL gene encoding tRNA (uridine(34)/cytosine(34)/5-carboxymethylaminomethyluridine(34)-2'-O)-methyltransferase TrmL, whose translation MLDVVLFEPEIPPNTGNLIRLCANSGFRLHLIEPLGFVLDDKRLRRAGLDYHEWAAVSVHRGWPAFVDAVTPSRVFAVSTRGRTGYHEPSYRPGDALLFGPETRGLPQAMLDALPPEQCLRIPMLADSRSLNLSNACAILVFEAWRQLGFAGAAQPE comes from the coding sequence ATGCTCGATGTCGTACTCTTCGAACCCGAGATCCCGCCCAATACCGGCAACCTGATCCGCCTGTGTGCCAACAGCGGCTTTCGCCTGCACCTGATCGAGCCGCTGGGCTTCGTGCTCGACGACAAACGCCTGCGCCGCGCCGGGCTCGACTATCACGAGTGGGCTGCCGTCAGCGTACATCGCGGTTGGCCGGCTTTCGTCGATGCGGTCACACCCTCGCGGGTATTCGCCGTATCGACCCGAGGCCGAACGGGCTACCATGAGCCGAGCTATCGCCCCGGCGATGCCCTGTTGTTCGGCCCCGAGACTCGCGGCCTACCTCAGGCAATGCTGGATGCCTTGCCGCCAGAGCAGTGCCTGCGCATTCCCATGCTGGCGGACAGCCGAAGTCTCAACCTCTCCAACGCCTGTGCCATCCTGGTGTTCGAGGCCTGGCGCCAGCTAGGCTTCGCCGGCGCGGCGCAGCCCGAGTGA
- the rep gene encoding DNA helicase Rep: protein MSIQQRLAKLNPRQQEAVRYIDGPCLVLAGAGSGKTSVITTKIAYLVQVCGMSARRIAAVTFTNKAAREMKERVGQMLKGKEGHGLTVSTFHTLGLNIIRGELKALGYKPGFSLFDPEDAKALLRDLMNKDAQVDAEQINAVQHQISEWKNDLVLPGQALSHAVDEDEQYAARVYEAYVRHLKAYNAVDFDDLILLPVVLLKDNPEVLARWRRKIHYMLVDEYQDTNVSQYLLVKLLMEERKTFTVVGDDDQSIYAWRGARPENLVTLGEDFPRLNVIKLEQNYRSTGTILRAANTLIANNPHVYEKTLWSEMGQGAPIRVVVNRHEEAEAERVASEILTRRIKERAEWRDFAVLYRGNFQARLLELKLQHYQIPYKLSGGTSFFSRNEIKDAMAYLRLLINPADDNAFLRIVNVPRREIGPGTLEKLANYATERGASLFDACHELGLEQQLPARAVERLGRFTHFIDGVRRRMDEGDSLAAIRGMLHEMDYEAWLYQNASAPTIAERRMANVWTLIDQLEKSMKHDPEERAAEIEAEDAAETGDVEAAISRLVLRDILEQQAEEDDTDKVQLLTMHASKGLEFPHVYLMGLEEELLPHRNAIEAGTVEEERRLAYVGITRARQTLTLTLARQRKAFGELMDCTPSRFLDELPPDDLEWEGRADKEDPEKKQARGQDAIAGLRSLLG, encoded by the coding sequence ATGAGCATTCAGCAACGCCTCGCCAAGCTCAATCCGCGCCAGCAGGAAGCCGTGCGCTATATCGACGGCCCCTGCCTGGTGCTGGCCGGCGCCGGTTCGGGCAAGACCAGTGTGATCACCACCAAGATCGCCTACCTGGTCCAGGTGTGCGGCATGAGCGCACGCCGTATCGCCGCCGTCACCTTCACCAACAAGGCCGCTCGCGAGATGAAGGAGCGCGTGGGGCAGATGCTTAAGGGCAAGGAGGGGCACGGGCTGACCGTCTCGACCTTCCACACCCTGGGGCTCAACATCATTCGCGGCGAACTCAAGGCGCTGGGCTACAAGCCGGGCTTCTCGCTGTTCGACCCCGAGGACGCCAAGGCGCTGCTGCGCGACCTGATGAACAAGGACGCCCAGGTCGACGCCGAGCAGATCAACGCCGTGCAGCACCAGATCTCGGAATGGAAGAACGACCTGGTGCTGCCGGGCCAGGCGCTGTCCCACGCTGTGGACGAGGACGAGCAGTACGCCGCACGGGTCTACGAGGCCTACGTGCGCCACCTCAAGGCCTACAACGCGGTGGACTTCGACGACCTGATCCTGCTGCCGGTGGTGCTGCTCAAGGACAATCCCGAAGTGCTGGCGCGCTGGCGACGCAAGATCCACTACATGCTGGTCGACGAGTACCAGGACACCAACGTTTCCCAGTACCTGCTGGTCAAGCTGCTGATGGAGGAGCGCAAGACGTTCACCGTGGTGGGTGACGACGACCAGTCGATCTACGCCTGGCGTGGGGCGCGGCCCGAGAACCTGGTGACCCTGGGCGAGGACTTTCCGCGCCTCAACGTGATCAAGCTGGAGCAGAACTACCGCTCCACCGGCACCATCCTGCGCGCCGCCAATACCCTGATCGCCAACAATCCCCACGTCTATGAAAAAACGCTGTGGTCGGAGATGGGGCAGGGCGCGCCGATCCGTGTGGTGGTCAACCGCCACGAGGAGGCCGAGGCCGAACGGGTGGCCAGCGAGATCCTCACCCGGCGCATCAAGGAGCGCGCGGAGTGGCGCGACTTCGCCGTGCTCTACCGTGGCAATTTCCAGGCCCGGCTGCTCGAGTTGAAACTCCAGCACTACCAGATCCCCTACAAGCTCTCCGGCGGCACCTCCTTCTTCTCGCGTAACGAGATCAAGGACGCCATGGCCTACCTGCGCCTGCTGATCAATCCGGCAGACGACAACGCCTTCCTGCGCATCGTCAACGTGCCGCGCCGCGAGATCGGCCCCGGCACCCTGGAGAAGCTGGCCAACTATGCCACCGAGCGGGGCGCCTCGCTGTTCGACGCCTGCCACGAGCTGGGCCTGGAGCAGCAGCTGCCGGCGCGGGCGGTGGAGCGCCTGGGGCGCTTCACCCACTTCATCGACGGTGTGCGCCGCCGCATGGACGAGGGGGATTCGCTGGCCGCGATACGCGGCATGCTGCACGAGATGGACTACGAGGCGTGGCTCTACCAGAACGCCAGCGCACCCACCATCGCCGAGCGGCGTATGGCCAACGTCTGGACGCTGATCGACCAGCTCGAGAAGTCGATGAAACATGATCCTGAGGAAAGAGCTGCGGAGATCGAAGCGGAAGACGCCGCCGAGACCGGCGATGTGGAGGCGGCCATCTCGCGGCTGGTGCTGCGCGACATCCTGGAACAGCAGGCCGAGGAGGACGATACCGACAAGGTGCAGCTGCTGACCATGCATGCCTCCAAGGGGCTGGAGTTCCCGCATGTCTACCTGATGGGCCTCGAGGAGGAGCTGCTGCCCCACCGCAACGCCATCGAGGCCGGCACGGTGGAGGAGGAGCGGCGCCTGGCCTATGTCGGCATCACCCGCGCGCGCCAGACCCTGACCCTGACCCTGGCGCGCCAGCGCAAGGCCTTCGGCGAGTTGATGGATTGCACGCCGAGCCGTTTCCTCGACGAGCTGCCGCCGGACGATCTGGAGTGGGAAGGCCGCGCCGACAAGGAGGATCCGGAGAAGAAGCAGGCGCGGGGGCAGGATGCCATCGCCGGGCTGCGCTCGTTGCTGGGTTAA
- a CDS encoding amphi-Trp domain-containing protein, producing MPTKTERDVEKGYSKAEFVAKLRRLADTIEKGGRFDIQIAGERIYVPARAEFTIEHERSDDEEEIEFQIKWRRE from the coding sequence ATGCCAACCAAGACAGAACGGGACGTCGAAAAGGGTTATTCCAAAGCCGAGTTCGTCGCGAAACTAAGGCGCCTGGCAGATACCATCGAAAAAGGCGGGCGCTTCGATATCCAGATAGCCGGTGAACGAATATACGTGCCAGCACGAGCCGAATTCACCATCGAACACGAGCGTTCGGATGACGAAGAGGAGATCGAGTTTCAGATCAAATGGAGGAGGGAATAA
- a CDS encoding c-type cytochrome encodes MKSSKLIMGCLATLGLVAGAASVQAEVDRDAIAERLKPVGELCLQGDECGTAATAASDSGSGGEGADGEGIYGQVCSACHDSGAAGAPVRGEEDAWADRVDKGWDTLLDHAINGFNAMPARGGNPNLSDEEVAAATAHLVDPVMDVPELGGDEEAASDEAASDEAASDEAASEDEAAADGEAVTEEGAVEEDAEAAAVATEDGAADEEAVEEASADEEAAGDEPAHAGIDGEAIYNQACMACHMTGAAGAPRRGEAGEWEGRIDQDIETLYDHAINGVGAMPPKGGNMGLSDDEVRAAVDFLVEPVK; translated from the coding sequence GTGAAATCCAGCAAGCTGATCATGGGGTGTCTGGCCACCCTGGGCCTGGTCGCGGGCGCCGCGTCCGTTCAGGCCGAAGTGGACCGCGATGCCATTGCCGAGCGCCTGAAGCCGGTGGGTGAACTCTGCCTGCAGGGCGATGAGTGTGGCACGGCAGCAACCGCTGCGAGCGATTCGGGTAGCGGTGGCGAAGGCGCCGATGGCGAGGGCATCTACGGCCAGGTGTGCAGCGCATGCCATGACAGCGGCGCCGCCGGTGCGCCGGTACGCGGCGAGGAGGACGCCTGGGCCGACCGCGTCGACAAGGGCTGGGACACGCTGCTGGATCACGCCATCAACGGTTTCAACGCCATGCCGGCCCGCGGCGGCAACCCCAACCTCTCCGACGAGGAAGTCGCCGCCGCTACTGCGCACCTGGTGGATCCTGTGATGGACGTGCCGGAGCTGGGCGGTGATGAAGAAGCCGCATCCGACGAAGCCGCATCCGACGAAGCCGCATCCGACGAAGCCGCATCCGAGGACGAGGCTGCCGCCGATGGAGAGGCCGTGACCGAAGAAGGCGCCGTCGAAGAGGATGCCGAAGCCGCCGCGGTGGCGACCGAAGACGGAGCCGCGGATGAAGAGGCCGTCGAGGAAGCGTCTGCCGACGAAGAGGCCGCTGGCGACGAGCCGGCCCACGCCGGCATCGACGGCGAGGCGATCTACAACCAGGCCTGCATGGCATGCCACATGACCGGTGCCGCCGGTGCGCCGCGCCGCGGCGAAGCCGGCGAGTGGGAAGGGCGCATCGATCAGGATATCGAGACGCTGTACGACCACGCCATTAACGGTGTCGGCGCCATGCCGCCCAAGGGTGGCAACATGGGTCTCTCGGACGACGAGGTGCGTGCCGCCGTGGACTTCCTGGTCGAGCCCGTCAAGTAA
- the lhgO gene encoding L-2-hydroxyglutarate oxidase, producing MYDFIILGGGILGLSTAMQLIERYPDKKMLLLEKESGPAQHQSGHNSGVIHAGVYYTPGSLKARFCLEGNRATKEFCDRHAIPYEACGKLLVATNPQEMQRMEALWERTAANGLEREWLSAGELIEREPHITGLGAIFVPSSGIVSYARVAEAMAEEFQRHGGQIRYDHEVTGIAERTGEVLVETSQGEFNSRYLVTCSGLMADRVVRLLGRNPGFSICPFRGEYYRLPDRLSDIVKHLIYPIPDPSMPFLGVHLTRMIDGSVTVGPNAVLAFKREGYRKGDASLPDMARMFSNPGILKVLGRNLRPGLREMKNSLWRRGYLEEVRKYCPSLTLGDLEPWPAGVRAQAVSRDGRLIDDFLFVNTRRTVNVCNAPSPAATSALPIGRHILGKVGEMIQET from the coding sequence GTGTACGATTTCATCATTCTGGGTGGCGGCATTCTCGGCCTTTCCACCGCGATGCAACTCATCGAGCGCTATCCCGACAAGAAAATGCTGCTGCTTGAGAAGGAGAGCGGCCCCGCGCAGCACCAGAGCGGCCACAACAGCGGCGTGATTCATGCCGGTGTCTACTATACGCCGGGCAGCCTCAAGGCACGCTTCTGCCTGGAGGGTAATCGCGCTACCAAGGAGTTCTGTGACCGCCATGCCATTCCCTACGAGGCCTGCGGCAAGCTATTGGTGGCAACCAACCCGCAGGAGATGCAGCGCATGGAAGCGCTATGGGAGCGCACCGCTGCCAACGGACTGGAGCGGGAGTGGCTTTCTGCCGGGGAGCTGATAGAGCGCGAGCCCCACATCACCGGGCTCGGTGCCATCTTCGTCCCCTCCAGCGGTATCGTCAGCTATGCCCGGGTGGCCGAGGCGATGGCCGAGGAGTTCCAGCGTCATGGTGGCCAGATCCGCTACGACCACGAGGTCACCGGGATCGCCGAGCGTACCGGGGAGGTCCTCGTCGAAACCTCCCAGGGTGAGTTCAACAGTCGCTACCTGGTGACCTGCTCGGGACTGATGGCCGACCGCGTCGTGCGCCTGCTGGGACGAAACCCCGGCTTCTCCATCTGCCCCTTCCGCGGCGAATACTACCGCCTGCCCGACCGGCTCAGCGATATCGTCAAGCACCTCATCTATCCCATCCCCGACCCTTCCATGCCGTTCCTTGGGGTGCATCTGACGCGCATGATCGATGGTTCGGTGACCGTGGGGCCCAATGCGGTGCTGGCGTTCAAGCGCGAGGGGTATCGCAAGGGCGACGCTTCACTGCCCGACATGGCGCGCATGTTCAGCAATCCCGGCATCCTCAAGGTGCTGGGGCGCAACCTGCGGCCCGGCCTGCGCGAGATGAAGAATTCGCTGTGGCGTCGCGGCTATCTGGAAGAGGTGCGCAAATACTGCCCCAGCCTGACGCTGGGCGACCTCGAGCCGTGGCCCGCCGGCGTGCGCGCCCAGGCCGTCTCCCGCGATGGCCGGCTGATCGACGACTTTCTGTTCGTCAATACCCGGCGCACGGTCAACGTCTGCAACGCGCCGTCGCCGGCCGCCACCTCGGCGCTGCCCATTGGCCGGCACATCCTGGGGAAGGTCGGCGAGATGATCCAGGAGACGTGA
- a CDS encoding YfaZ family protein translates to MNPLGQFARAALVSGIVFAASGAHAAGSLDLNLGADAMQFEAAGEITQGVALGGGVINSEYREDATLYHAQLLGVQRNRDRDVGIGARWTQFDTDYGDGGGLGLGGYGYVYLPQAPAVSLGGYGFYTPGVVTSGDLDDGYEVGVRARYAFTPNVDGYVGLRQAAADFDNRHGNRTLDRGAQVGVRLSF, encoded by the coding sequence ATGAATCCGCTCGGACAGTTCGCCAGGGCCGCCCTGGTTTCGGGTATCGTATTTGCCGCCAGCGGCGCCCACGCCGCCGGCAGCCTGGATCTCAACCTCGGCGCCGATGCCATGCAGTTCGAAGCCGCCGGCGAGATCACCCAGGGTGTGGCCCTGGGTGGTGGCGTGATCAACAGCGAGTATCGCGAGGACGCCACCCTCTACCATGCCCAGTTGCTGGGCGTTCAGCGCAACCGCGATCGCGATGTGGGCATTGGCGCACGCTGGACCCAGTTCGACACCGACTACGGTGATGGCGGCGGCCTGGGCTTGGGCGGCTACGGCTATGTCTACCTGCCGCAGGCGCCCGCCGTCTCGCTGGGGGGCTACGGTTTCTACACCCCCGGCGTGGTGACCAGCGGTGATCTGGACGACGGCTACGAGGTGGGCGTGCGCGCGCGCTATGCCTTTACCCCCAACGTCGACGGCTACGTCGGCCTGCGTCAAGCGGCGGCCGACTTCGACAACCGCCACGGCAACCGCACCCTGGATCGTGGCGCCCAGGTCGGGGTTCGTCTGAGCTTCTGA